ccagATCGATTTCTTATTCTGGATGTGTCGCCCAAGTCTTTCTCATCTTCTTCTTTGCTTCAGCAGATTTTGCCCTACTGACCATCATGGCATATGACCGATAcgtcgccatctgccaaccactgcactatgagacagtgatgaacaggagagcttgtgtccaaatggccgccagtgcctggatcagtgTTATTCTCTACTCTGCAGTGCACACTGGAAACACATTTGTAGTATCCTTCTGTGGAGGCAACgtggtggatcagttcttctgtgaaatcccccagctcctcaaGCTCGCCTGCTCTGACTCAGACCTCAGTGAAGTCGGGTTACTCATATTTAGTGTGTGCTTAGGCTCAAGCTGCTTTGTTTTCATAATTGTgtcatatgttcagatcttcaccaCAGTactgagaatcccctctgagcaagGCCggtataaagccttctccacctgcctccctcacctcattgtggtctccTTGTTTATTTGCACTGGGACCTTTGCCTACTTGAAACCCGCCTCCAGCTCTCCATCAGTTCAAAatctcttggtggctgttctctattctgtGTTGCCACCAATGATAAATccaatcatctacagcatgagaaaCAAGGAGCTCAAAGGTGCACTGAGTAAACTGATAGGTTGGAGGTTATTCTCAAAGAATAAAATGTCATTATTTCTCCTTCAGTAACAATTTCATTCTgtgtttctttataaatataatcaTCTGACAACATTATTGCCTCCATGAGAAAGTACTGTAAAATCTGTTTATGCAGAATTGGGTATTTACACTAGGAAAAATCCAGACAAACATGGCTCAAGAAAAAAGGAGTTACCATAGGTTTGCACCAATGTAAATAAGATTGGAATCTATCTATCATATACTGCTTCTCATCACCATACTATCTGAACCCCTTGCCCATAAAATCAGTAGCCATAGCAAAGTCCCTTGTGAGGTCTCTGGCTCTTCTTATTTTTTGAGATAAAAACGTGGATTGAGGTATCAGTGCATTTTGCTTAActggttggtttgtttctttgttgCAGGAGGTTGTGGAGGTGGGAAGGCATGGGGAGATGGTGAGGATTTGGTTAGACAGGATTTTCAATGTTTGTCCGTCTTGGAAGTGCCAATATATCATCTCTCTGATGGAGTTTTCTGAGTGAGCTGAAGGTTTGCTCCCCCTCAGTGATAAAAGGGTACAAAAGAGGTTTCTGCATGGCTGAGT
The sequence above is a segment of the Mauremys mutica isolate MM-2020 ecotype Southern chromosome 12, ASM2049712v1, whole genome shotgun sequence genome. Coding sequences within it:
- the LOC123346515 gene encoding olfactory receptor 14A16-like, whose translation is MSNRTVVTEFLLLGFSDVRELQILHFVGFLVLYLASLLGNLLIITAIALDHHLHTPMYFFLINLSILDLGSISVTIPKSMANSLMNTRSISYSGCVAQVFLIFFFASADFALLTIMAYDRYVAICQPLHYETVMNRRACVQMAASAWISVILYSAVHTGNTFVVSFCGGNVVDQFFCEIPQLLKLACSDSDLSEVGLLIFSVCLGSSCFVFIIVSYVQIFTTVLRIPSEQGRYKAFSTCLPHLIVVSLFICTGTFAYLKPASSSPSVQNLLVAVLYSVLPPMINPIIYSMRNKELKGALSKLIGWRLFSKNKMSLFLLQ